In the Corynebacterium gerontici genome, one interval contains:
- a CDS encoding universal stress protein — protein sequence MSDYSTIVVGTDGSKSSMLAVERAAKIAAAFDAKLIVGCAYYETKEDASKTLRQDSVTVLGNDPAQQNLDKAAAHASEAGAQNIETAIRPGTPVEALMAIVNENDADLLVVGNRGINSLTGRLLGSVPADVARQSDCDVMIVHTVS from the coding sequence ATGAGCGATTATTCCACCATCGTAGTTGGCACTGACGGCTCCAAATCTTCCATGCTTGCCGTGGAGCGCGCCGCCAAAATTGCCGCGGCTTTCGACGCAAAGCTGATCGTTGGTTGCGCCTACTACGAAACCAAGGAAGACGCCTCCAAGACCCTGCGCCAAGATTCCGTGACGGTACTTGGTAATGATCCGGCACAGCAGAATCTGGACAAAGCTGCAGCGCATGCCAGCGAAGCCGGAGCTCAGAACATTGAGACCGCCATCCGCCCCGGCACTCCCGTGGAAGCATTGATGGCAATCGTCAACGAAAACGACGCCGACCTGCTGGTAGTGGGCAACCGCGGCATTAACTCGCTCACCGGTCGCCTGCTTGGTTCGGTTCCAGCCGATGTTGCACGTCAGTCCGATTGCGACGTCATGATTGTTCACACCGTGAGCTAG
- a CDS encoding HelD family protein produces MNRQNFDERHAIDEEQGNVDKLLATLDEEVSLAQARLKAVMLGVDPNNPDAEALLRRETEYHALNEKIDRLNLAQIGLVFGRIDVADVPEELIDNPVEGRPGVDRRYIGRMGLMDREDDYRTLLLDWRAPMARPFYLATTAQPENVELRRHVRTKGTKVTGVHEEVLSGDIAADHRAGVGSETALHEALEAARTGHMNSIVETIQREQDQIIRDEHRGVLVVEGGPGTGKTAVALHRVAYLLYTWREQLAKTGVLILGPNTTFLEYISRVLPELGETGVVLSTVGDLYPGVHATASESVLSREVKGSEEMVVLLDRLVKEYQMLPESDRNVSIDGLELTLTVSMIKAARTRARRSRKPHNQARSMFAEALADQLAHAMRDRIGADPLGGGNLLGAGDLAQLHDDVRASAIFAQLVDEFWPKLEPTQLLRSLLEDASMIERVAFDYDEDTHAALLRAPGSAWAASDAALLDELAVRIGVQDPEQQQQEQQQRWREQVAEASEALDVLIGSQNTDLDDESDAEILSAHDVVDAETLAERQQVRDQRSTAERAAQDHQWAFGHVIIDEAQELSPMEWRMVFRRSPSRWMTIVGDTSQTGNPAGVDDWQETLSPFVDQRFRTHQLSVNYRTPAEIMEVANEILDHFAPHAPRAIALRRSNEPIHHHPADADALDVAAQLRERDPDRLTAVITSDDAAGSGIMGVSEIKGLEFDHVVLLHPRSIVEASPQGYQDLYVACTRATQSLHVIGLMP; encoded by the coding sequence CTGAATCGGCAGAACTTCGATGAACGTCACGCCATCGATGAGGAGCAGGGGAACGTCGACAAGCTGCTTGCCACACTCGATGAGGAAGTGTCGCTTGCTCAGGCGCGCCTAAAGGCGGTCATGCTCGGGGTGGATCCGAACAACCCCGATGCTGAGGCGCTTCTTCGCCGCGAGACGGAATACCACGCGCTGAATGAGAAGATCGACAGGCTCAACCTGGCGCAGATTGGATTGGTGTTCGGCCGCATCGATGTCGCGGACGTGCCCGAGGAATTGATTGACAACCCGGTTGAAGGGCGGCCCGGCGTTGATCGCCGATATATCGGCCGCATGGGGTTGATGGACCGCGAAGACGATTACCGCACGCTTCTTTTGGATTGGCGCGCCCCCATGGCCAGGCCTTTCTACTTGGCCACCACCGCTCAACCGGAAAATGTGGAGCTGCGGAGGCACGTTCGCACCAAGGGAACAAAAGTCACAGGTGTGCACGAGGAGGTGCTTTCGGGCGATATCGCGGCTGATCACCGAGCTGGTGTTGGCAGTGAAACCGCGCTGCATGAAGCGCTTGAGGCTGCACGCACAGGACACATGAACTCCATCGTGGAAACGATTCAGCGCGAACAAGATCAAATCATCCGCGACGAGCACCGCGGGGTTCTGGTTGTTGAAGGCGGGCCGGGCACCGGAAAAACTGCCGTAGCGCTGCACCGCGTGGCGTACCTGCTGTACACCTGGCGCGAACAGCTAGCGAAAACCGGCGTACTCATCTTGGGCCCAAACACCACCTTCCTGGAGTACATCTCGAGAGTCCTGCCGGAGCTCGGCGAAACAGGCGTGGTGCTTTCCACTGTGGGCGACCTCTACCCTGGCGTGCATGCCACCGCTTCAGAAAGTGTCTTGAGCAGAGAGGTCAAAGGCAGTGAGGAAATGGTGGTGCTGCTTGATCGTTTGGTCAAGGAGTACCAGATGTTGCCTGAGTCCGATCGAAACGTCAGCATCGATGGGCTTGAGCTCACGTTGACCGTATCCATGATCAAGGCCGCCCGTACGAGGGCTCGTCGTAGCCGCAAACCGCACAATCAAGCGCGGAGCATGTTCGCCGAGGCCCTCGCCGACCAGCTCGCCCATGCCATGAGAGACCGCATTGGTGCAGATCCCTTGGGTGGTGGGAATCTGCTGGGTGCTGGCGATCTTGCACAATTGCACGACGATGTGCGCGCGTCGGCCATTTTTGCGCAACTCGTAGACGAGTTCTGGCCGAAACTCGAACCAACGCAGCTTCTTCGCTCACTTCTCGAGGACGCCTCCATGATTGAGCGCGTGGCGTTCGATTATGACGAGGACACTCATGCGGCCTTGCTTCGGGCGCCGGGATCTGCCTGGGCAGCCTCGGATGCTGCGCTGCTCGACGAACTTGCGGTGCGCATCGGAGTACAAGACCCCGAGCAACAGCAACAAGAGCAGCAACAGCGCTGGCGAGAACAGGTGGCTGAGGCTTCGGAGGCGCTCGACGTGCTCATCGGATCCCAGAACACCGACCTGGATGACGAAAGTGATGCCGAGATTCTCTCAGCGCATGACGTTGTGGACGCCGAAACGCTCGCAGAGAGGCAACAGGTGCGGGATCAACGAAGTACCGCCGAGCGAGCTGCGCAGGATCACCAATGGGCCTTTGGTCATGTGATCATCGACGAGGCGCAAGAGCTGAGCCCGATGGAATGGCGCATGGTCTTCCGCCGCAGCCCTTCGCGTTGGATGACGATCGTTGGAGATACTTCTCAGACGGGGAACCCGGCGGGTGTCGATGATTGGCAGGAAACCCTCTCGCCATTTGTGGATCAGCGTTTTCGTACTCATCAGTTAAGCGTGAACTACCGCACCCCGGCCGAGATCATGGAGGTTGCCAACGAGATCCTGGATCACTTTGCACCCCATGCACCTCGCGCTATTGCTTTGCGACGATCCAACGAACCCATTCACCACCACCCCGCCGATGCTGACGCCTTGGATGTTGCCGCGCAGCTGCGTGAACGCGACCCCGATAGGCTCACCGCGGTGATCACCAGCGATGATGCTGCGGGCAGCGGCATAATGGGAGTGAGTGAGATTAAGGGTCTCGAATTCGACCATGTGGTGTTGCTTCACCCCCGCAGCATCGTTGAAGCCTCTCCCCAGGGCTACCAGGATCTCTATGTCGCCTGTACCCGGGCGACTCAGAGCTTGCATGTGATTGGCCTAATGCCATGA
- a CDS encoding DoxX family membrane protein, whose amino-acid sequence MIRKLARPMIASVYIADGADTVMNTQAHVEATEAVTSNLRSLLPRQYASFIPKDPETVAKAVGGTKIGAGSLLALGKAPRLSAAVLALLALPTLITRNAFWAADSREEKVQRRQGFLTNLALIGGLAITSLDTEGKPGLKWRAGHAAKVANKKVQKALPTKSETEKFTENAQEQASAFASSAKDWIGDASEKVADAAGNAKDYVDDNKDDWLKAAQKNTKAAKKKVVKAAARAQDRAQDALAEAEKASGRAAKKADKRYGKLQKDAEKALKKAQKRVKNI is encoded by the coding sequence ATGATCCGTAAACTTGCTCGTCCAATGATTGCTTCCGTGTACATTGCGGATGGTGCAGACACCGTAATGAACACCCAGGCTCATGTTGAGGCAACTGAGGCCGTCACCAGCAACCTTCGTTCTCTGCTGCCGCGCCAGTACGCTTCCTTCATCCCGAAGGATCCCGAGACCGTGGCCAAGGCTGTTGGTGGCACCAAGATCGGCGCGGGTTCCTTGTTGGCTCTCGGCAAGGCTCCTCGCCTTTCTGCAGCAGTGCTGGCACTGCTGGCACTGCCCACCCTGATTACTCGCAACGCGTTCTGGGCTGCCGATTCCCGCGAGGAGAAGGTGCAGCGTCGCCAGGGGTTCCTGACGAACCTTGCACTCATCGGTGGTTTGGCCATTACCAGCCTGGACACCGAAGGCAAGCCCGGTTTGAAGTGGCGCGCAGGCCACGCGGCAAAGGTTGCGAACAAGAAGGTGCAGAAGGCACTGCCCACCAAGTCTGAAACCGAGAAGTTCACCGAGAACGCTCAGGAGCAGGCTTCCGCGTTCGCTTCCTCCGCCAAGGATTGGATCGGCGATGCTTCTGAGAAGGTTGCAGACGCCGCTGGTAACGCCAAAGACTATGTTGACGACAACAAGGACGACTGGCTCAAAGCTGCCCAAAAGAACACCAAGGCCGCTAAGAAGAAGGTCGTGAAGGCAGCAGCCCGCGCCCAGGATCGCGCTCAGGATGCCCTCGCCGAGGCTGAAAAGGCATCGGGCCGCGCTGCGAAGAAGGCCGATAAGCGCTATGGCAAACTGCAGAAGGACGCCGAGAAGGCGCTGAAGAAGGCACAAAAGCGAGTGAAGAACATCTAA
- a CDS encoding MBL fold metallo-hydrolase, protein MRTTLDQIAVSTMDNNCYLLVRGERALLIDAADAAEDLLALAQRNNATITTVVTTHQHWDHVRALEEVLETTGATHVAPAPDAAALPCPADRELEEGDVLHFEGLELHAHILRGHTIGGLALACQIDGTWHIFVGDSLFPGGVGKTESSDDFEQLMDDVTSRIFERYPDDAIVHPGHGKPTTLGKERPHLDEWRTRGW, encoded by the coding sequence ATGCGCACAACACTGGATCAGATCGCTGTATCAACGATGGACAACAACTGCTACCTCCTCGTGAGGGGCGAGCGGGCTTTGCTGATCGACGCAGCCGACGCCGCCGAGGACCTCCTCGCGCTCGCTCAGCGAAACAACGCAACAATCACCACCGTCGTGACCACGCATCAACATTGGGATCACGTCCGTGCTCTGGAGGAAGTGCTTGAAACCACTGGCGCCACCCACGTTGCACCCGCCCCAGACGCTGCGGCACTTCCCTGCCCTGCAGATCGCGAGTTAGAGGAAGGCGATGTGCTGCATTTCGAGGGCCTGGAACTTCATGCGCACATTCTGCGAGGACACACCATCGGCGGGCTCGCATTAGCTTGCCAGATTGACGGAACCTGGCACATTTTCGTTGGCGATAGCCTATTTCCCGGCGGGGTTGGCAAAACTGAATCGAGCGATGACTTTGAGCAACTGATGGATGATGTCACCTCGAGGATTTTCGAGCGTTATCCAGACGACGCAATCGTGCATCCCGGCCACGGAAAGCCCACTACGCTTGGCAAGGAGCGTCCTCATTTGGATGAGTGGCGCACACGAGGCTGGTAA
- the uvrA gene encoding excinuclease ABC subunit UvrA: MADRLVVRGAREHNLKGVDIDLPRDSLVVFTGLSGSGKSSLAFDTIFAEGQRRYVESLSSYARQFLGQMDKPDVDFIEGLSPAVSIDQKSTNRNPRSTVGTITEVYDYLRLLYSRAGTAHCPKCDAVIQRQTPQQIVDQVLELDEGTKFQVLAPVVRTRKGEFVDLFAELAAEGYARVRVDGEVHQLSSPPELKKQVKHDIDVVVDRLQVKSSQKQRLTDSIETALKLADGVVVLEFVSLDKDDPNRIRRFSEKMACPNGHALAIDELEPRAFSFNSPYGACPACDGLGTRTEVDVDLIIPDEDAPALKAVQPWNASPNSKYFEKLIEALAKAMGFDPKTPYSELTREQQHAIVHGSDQEVAVRYKNRYGRIRSWTAPFEGVLGYIQRKLDQTDSESQKERLLAYTREVACPTCKGARLRPEVLSVRLASTTHGEQSIAGLSSLSVADAAEFLNTLSLGEREAMIAGAVLKEIQARLKFLLDVGLNYLTLNRAAGTLSGGEAQRIRLATQIGSGLAGVLYVLDEPSIGLHQRDNQRLISTLEHLRDIGNTLIVVEHDEDTIRTADWLVDIGPKAGEYGGEVVYQGKPEGIVECADSITGAYLGGKKVLGVPEQRRDIDPERMLKIVGAKENNLRGIDVSIPLGVLACITGVSGSGKSTLINQILSKVLANELNRSRQVPGRVKRVEGIEHLDKLVQVDQSPIGRTPRSNPATYTGVFDKIRNLFAETTEAKVRGYKPGRFSFNVKGGRCESCQGDGTLKIEMNFLPDVYVPCEVCHGARYNRETLEVKYKGKNIAEVLDMPISEAAEFFEPITSIHRYLATLTKVGLGYVRLGQSATTLSGGEAQRVKLASELQKRSNGRTIYILDEPTTGLHFEDIRKLMLVIQGLVDKGNSVIVIEHNLDVIKAADWIVDMGPEGGSGGGRVVAQGTPEDVAKVKGSYTGQFLAELL, translated from the coding sequence GTGGCTGATCGTTTAGTGGTTCGAGGTGCCCGGGAGCACAATCTCAAAGGCGTAGATATTGATTTGCCGAGGGACTCGCTCGTGGTATTCACGGGACTTTCAGGCTCAGGCAAGTCCTCGCTCGCATTCGACACAATCTTCGCCGAAGGGCAGCGGCGCTACGTGGAATCACTCTCCAGCTACGCCCGTCAGTTCCTCGGTCAGATGGACAAGCCGGATGTCGATTTTATCGAGGGGCTGTCACCAGCCGTCTCAATTGATCAAAAGTCCACCAACCGAAACCCCCGTTCAACGGTTGGCACCATTACTGAGGTGTACGACTACCTCCGTCTGCTTTATTCGCGCGCAGGTACCGCACACTGCCCGAAGTGCGATGCGGTTATTCAAAGGCAAACGCCGCAGCAAATCGTGGACCAGGTGCTCGAACTTGATGAAGGCACCAAGTTTCAAGTGCTCGCTCCAGTGGTGCGTACCCGAAAAGGCGAGTTTGTGGACCTCTTTGCCGAGCTGGCTGCCGAGGGATATGCGCGTGTGCGAGTGGACGGTGAAGTGCACCAGCTCAGCAGTCCGCCGGAGCTAAAAAAGCAGGTCAAACACGATATCGATGTGGTGGTTGACCGACTCCAAGTCAAGAGCTCACAAAAGCAGCGTTTGACCGATTCGATTGAAACCGCGCTAAAACTCGCCGATGGCGTTGTGGTGCTTGAATTTGTGAGCCTTGACAAAGATGATCCGAACCGCATTCGCCGTTTCTCCGAAAAAATGGCCTGTCCTAACGGGCATGCGTTGGCCATCGATGAGCTGGAGCCGCGAGCATTTTCATTCAACTCGCCGTATGGAGCTTGCCCTGCCTGCGATGGTTTAGGTACTCGCACAGAAGTGGACGTGGATCTGATCATCCCCGATGAAGATGCCCCCGCACTCAAAGCGGTGCAACCATGGAACGCAAGTCCCAACTCAAAATATTTTGAGAAGCTGATCGAGGCGCTGGCGAAGGCCATGGGGTTTGACCCGAAAACGCCCTATTCTGAGCTCACCCGCGAACAACAACATGCCATCGTGCACGGTAGTGATCAGGAAGTGGCGGTCCGGTACAAAAACCGATACGGTCGCATTCGCAGTTGGACAGCGCCATTCGAGGGAGTGCTCGGTTACATACAGCGCAAACTAGATCAAACCGATAGTGAATCGCAGAAAGAACGTCTGCTCGCCTATACCCGCGAGGTTGCCTGCCCTACCTGCAAAGGGGCACGACTTCGTCCGGAAGTTCTCTCGGTGCGCTTGGCGTCAACAACGCACGGCGAGCAATCCATTGCCGGCCTTAGTTCGCTTTCGGTTGCTGATGCTGCAGAATTTCTTAATACGCTGAGCCTCGGAGAACGCGAAGCGATGATCGCTGGCGCCGTGCTCAAGGAAATCCAGGCGCGCCTGAAATTCCTGTTGGATGTTGGCTTGAACTACCTCACCCTGAACCGTGCTGCGGGAACACTCTCTGGTGGTGAGGCCCAGCGCATCCGCTTGGCTACCCAGATCGGATCTGGTTTAGCCGGTGTGCTGTATGTCCTGGATGAACCCTCCATCGGATTACACCAGCGGGACAATCAGCGCTTGATCTCAACCCTGGAGCACCTTCGAGATATTGGCAACACTCTCATCGTGGTGGAACACGACGAAGACACCATCCGAACAGCGGACTGGCTCGTGGACATTGGCCCGAAGGCTGGCGAATATGGTGGCGAAGTGGTCTACCAAGGCAAACCGGAGGGGATCGTCGAATGTGCCGATTCAATTACCGGAGCGTATCTGGGTGGAAAAAAGGTTCTTGGAGTTCCTGAGCAACGTCGCGACATTGACCCCGAGCGCATGCTGAAAATCGTCGGAGCCAAGGAGAACAACCTTCGTGGCATCGATGTGTCCATCCCCTTGGGGGTGCTCGCATGCATCACTGGCGTTTCGGGCTCCGGAAAATCCACGTTGATCAACCAGATCTTGTCCAAAGTGCTGGCTAATGAACTGAACCGCTCGCGCCAAGTTCCCGGCCGAGTCAAGCGCGTTGAGGGTATCGAGCACCTGGATAAACTCGTGCAGGTTGATCAATCGCCGATTGGACGAACACCGCGTTCGAATCCAGCGACTTATACCGGCGTTTTTGACAAGATCCGTAATCTCTTCGCGGAAACCACCGAGGCAAAAGTACGCGGATATAAGCCGGGCCGATTCTCTTTCAATGTCAAGGGAGGAAGGTGCGAGTCCTGTCAAGGTGACGGCACGTTGAAGATCGAAATGAACTTCCTTCCAGATGTGTACGTTCCATGCGAGGTGTGCCACGGGGCTCGGTATAACCGGGAAACGCTCGAGGTGAAGTACAAGGGAAAGAACATCGCCGAGGTGCTGGATATGCCCATCAGTGAGGCTGCGGAGTTCTTCGAGCCGATCACTTCGATCCACCGTTACCTCGCCACCCTGACCAAGGTTGGTCTGGGATATGTACGCCTTGGGCAGTCGGCCACCACGCTTTCTGGTGGTGAGGCGCAGCGCGTCAAATTGGCTTCAGAGCTGCAAAAGCGTTCCAATGGCCGCACCATCTACATTTTGGATGAGCCCACCACCGGCTTGCACTTCGAGGACATTCGCAAGCTCATGCTCGTGATCCAGGGCTTAGTGGACAAAGGTAATTCCGTGATCGTGATCGAGCACAATCTCGATGTAATCAAGGCTGCTGACTGGATCGTGGACATGGGGCCGGAGGGCGGCTCCGGCGGTGGTCGCGTGGTGGCACAGGGTACCCCGGAAGACGTAGCGAAGGTAAAGGGTTCCTACACAGGCCAGTTCCTCGCTGAGCTTTTGTGA
- the infC gene encoding translation initiation factor IF-3 — protein MSAEARINERIRVPEIRLVGPNGEQVGIVRIEDARKLAYDADLDLVEVAPNAKPPVCKIMDYGKFKYEQAQKARESRKNQQQTVVKEQKFRPKIDDHDYETKKNNVIRFLEKGSKVKVTIMFRGREQSRPELGFRLLERLADDVADFGVVETKPKQDGRNMTMVFGPLRKGKK, from the coding sequence ATCAGCGCTGAAGCTCGCATTAATGAGCGTATCCGTGTCCCTGAGATCCGTTTGGTCGGTCCAAATGGTGAGCAGGTAGGCATCGTCCGCATCGAGGATGCCCGGAAGCTCGCTTATGACGCAGATCTCGACCTGGTTGAGGTTGCGCCTAACGCGAAGCCCCCGGTGTGCAAGATCATGGACTATGGCAAGTTCAAGTATGAGCAGGCACAGAAAGCTCGCGAATCCCGCAAGAACCAGCAGCAGACTGTGGTGAAGGAACAGAAGTTCCGCCCGAAGATCGACGATCACGACTACGAAACGAAGAAGAACAACGTCATTCGTTTCCTTGAGAAGGGATCGAAGGTCAAGGTCACCATCATGTTCCGCGGCCGCGAACAGTCCCGCCCCGAACTTGGCTTCCGCTTGTTAGAGCGTCTGGCTGATGACGTTGCTGATTTTGGTGTGGTTGAAACCAAGCCAAAGCAGGACGGTCGCAACATGACCATGGTCTTTGGTCCGTTGCGCAAGGGCAAGAAGTAA
- the rpmI gene encoding 50S ribosomal protein L35 yields MKQKTHKGTAKRVKITGSGKLRREQANRRHLLEGKPSTRTRRLKGTEDVSKADTKRVKRLLGRG; encoded by the coding sequence ATGAAGCAGAAGACCCACAAGGGCACCGCTAAGCGCGTCAAGATCACCGGTTCCGGCAAGCTCCGTCGCGAGCAGGCTAACCGCCGTCACCTGCTCGAGGGCAAGCCCTCGACTCGTACCCGCCGCCTGAAGGGCACCGAAGACGTCTCCAAGGCAGACACCAAGCGTGTGAAGCGCCTGCTGGGTCGCGGCTAA
- the rplT gene encoding 50S ribosomal protein L20 — MARVKRSLNAKKKRREILKSAKGYRGQRSRLYRKAKEQWLHSMTYAYRDRRARKSEFRKLWITRINAAARMNDITYNRLIQGLRLAEIEVDRKVLADLAVNDFAAFSAICEAAKAALPEDVNAPKAA, encoded by the coding sequence GTGGCACGTGTCAAGCGCTCCCTGAACGCCAAGAAGAAGCGTCGCGAAATCCTCAAGTCCGCCAAGGGTTACCGCGGCCAGCGCTCCCGCCTGTACCGTAAGGCTAAGGAGCAGTGGCTCCACTCCATGACCTACGCTTACCGCGATCGTCGCGCGCGTAAGTCCGAGTTCCGCAAGCTGTGGATCACCCGCATCAACGCTGCAGCTCGCATGAACGACATCACCTACAACCGTCTCATCCAGGGCCTGCGCCTTGCTGAGATCGAAGTTGACCGCAAGGTGCTCGCCGATCTCGCCGTGAACGACTTCGCTGCATTCTCCGCAATCTGCGAGGCTGCCAAGGCTGCTCTGCCTGAGGACGTCAACGCCCCCAAGGCTGCCTAA
- a CDS encoding TM2 domain-containing protein, whose product MTNPYQRPTQAQNPYGTTPYGSNSFNLPQHQGPYLPLNQKNRVIAAVLAFFLGSFGVHNFYLGYNTKGLIQAGLGIFGWLTAIFLIGFLVLAGVSLWALAELILIIANVGPYQTDARGVPLD is encoded by the coding sequence ATGACGAATCCGTATCAGCGTCCCACCCAGGCACAGAATCCCTATGGCACCACGCCCTACGGGTCAAACTCCTTTAACCTTCCCCAGCACCAAGGTCCATATTTGCCCTTGAATCAAAAGAATCGCGTGATAGCGGCCGTACTGGCCTTCTTCCTTGGAAGCTTCGGCGTTCATAACTTCTACTTGGGTTACAACACAAAGGGCTTGATCCAGGCAGGTTTGGGCATATTTGGCTGGTTAACCGCAATCTTCCTCATCGGTTTCCTCGTACTTGCAGGCGTTAGCTTATGGGCGCTGGCCGAACTCATCCTGATCATCGCTAACGTAGGCCCCTACCAAACTGATGCCAGGGGAGTTCCCTTGGACTAG
- a CDS encoding TrmH family RNA methyltransferase, with the protein MASIDFSDPFTERTPRVVQAAKLHRSAARKKAQKFIVEGENSVEAALATGSATDLFISEQAAGRFSHILTLARNMGVYVHPISERAAVHMADTKSTTGLFAICSPVLWPLKQALRGNPQLLSIPVETNEPGNAGTLIRVADAMGADAVVFAGETVDPQSSKCVRASAGSLFHLPVAREPNIEAVLQSVRARGLQVLATSADGEVNLDDADELLAKRTAWLFGNEAHGLGEELLAKADHRVRIPIRGRAESLNLATAASICLYASSKMQHAGSSKS; encoded by the coding sequence ATGGCCTCCATTGATTTTTCAGATCCATTTACTGAGCGCACCCCGCGTGTGGTGCAAGCAGCGAAGCTGCACCGAAGCGCCGCCAGGAAAAAGGCGCAAAAGTTCATCGTCGAAGGCGAAAACTCAGTAGAAGCAGCACTAGCCACTGGGTCTGCAACGGATCTGTTCATCTCGGAGCAAGCCGCCGGGCGCTTTTCGCACATCCTCACGCTTGCCCGAAACATGGGCGTTTACGTGCACCCCATCAGCGAACGCGCCGCAGTGCACATGGCCGATACCAAGAGCACCACCGGGCTTTTCGCCATCTGCAGCCCCGTCTTGTGGCCGCTCAAGCAGGCGCTGCGAGGAAACCCGCAACTGCTGAGCATCCCAGTGGAAACGAATGAGCCCGGAAACGCAGGCACGCTGATTCGAGTAGCTGATGCTATGGGAGCCGATGCAGTGGTGTTTGCGGGTGAGACCGTAGACCCTCAATCTTCCAAATGCGTGCGTGCATCTGCGGGGTCCCTTTTCCACTTGCCTGTCGCCCGTGAGCCCAACATTGAGGCGGTATTGCAAAGCGTTCGTGCGCGCGGCCTCCAAGTGCTCGCCACCAGTGCCGATGGTGAAGTGAACCTCGATGATGCCGATGAGCTGCTAGCGAAGCGTACCGCGTGGCTCTTCGGCAATGAGGCACACGGCCTTGGCGAGGAGCTGCTCGCCAAGGCTGACCACCGTGTGCGAATTCCGATTAGGGGTCGTGCGGAATCGCTCAATCTAGCAACGGCCGCGTCGATTTGCCTCTACGCGTCCTCGAAAATGCAGCACGCGGGTTCGTCGAAAAGCTAA
- the pheS gene encoding phenylalanine--tRNA ligase subunit alpha: MSEIQLNEEFLNKAAEAAVSAFAGAESLEELAELRRAHLSDEAPIPQARRQLGSIPKEERKEAGRLVNMARGRVEKSFAEAKTRLEEKRNAEVLRAERVDVTEPTTRTQTGALHPITTLSENIADIFIGMGYEVADGPEVEAEYFNFDSLNFIPDHPARTLQDTFHVSVEGSKQVLRTHTSPVQMRTMLSRHVPIYVVCPGRVFRTDELDATHTPVFHQVEGLAVDKGLTMAHLRGTLDHLAKTLFGPDTHTRMRTNYFPFTEPSAEVDVWFPNKKGGAGWIEWGGCGMVNPNVLRAAGIDPEVYSGFAFGMGLERTLQFRNGLSDMRDMVEGDLRFTLPFGIQA, translated from the coding sequence GTGTCTGAAATCCAATTGAACGAAGAATTCCTCAATAAAGCAGCCGAAGCAGCCGTTTCGGCATTCGCTGGTGCTGAGTCGCTGGAGGAATTGGCTGAGCTTCGCCGCGCGCATTTGAGCGATGAGGCGCCGATTCCCCAAGCGCGCCGCCAACTCGGCAGCATTCCCAAGGAGGAGCGCAAAGAGGCCGGGCGTCTAGTAAATATGGCGCGGGGGCGGGTGGAAAAGAGTTTCGCTGAGGCGAAAACTCGCCTGGAAGAAAAGCGCAATGCTGAGGTTCTCCGCGCTGAACGCGTCGATGTGACCGAACCAACCACGCGCACCCAGACCGGTGCCCTGCACCCGATCACCACCCTGAGTGAAAACATCGCTGACATCTTCATCGGCATGGGCTACGAGGTAGCAGACGGCCCCGAGGTTGAGGCGGAATACTTCAATTTCGATTCGCTCAACTTCATCCCGGATCACCCGGCACGCACGCTCCAAGATACTTTCCACGTCAGCGTGGAGGGATCAAAGCAGGTGCTGCGTACGCACACTTCCCCGGTGCAAATGCGCACCATGCTTTCGCGCCACGTACCAATTTACGTGGTCTGCCCTGGTCGCGTGTTCCGCACCGACGAGCTGGACGCCACCCACACACCGGTATTCCACCAAGTTGAAGGCCTTGCAGTGGACAAAGGTCTGACCATGGCTCACCTTCGCGGCACCCTTGACCACTTGGCCAAGACGCTCTTCGGACCCGATACGCACACTCGTATGCGCACCAACTACTTCCCCTTCACCGAGCCCTCCGCCGAGGTGGACGTGTGGTTCCCCAACAAGAAGGGCGGCGCCGGCTGGATCGAGTGGGGTGGTTGCGGCATGGTCAACCCGAATGTGCTGCGCGCAGCCGGGATCGACCCCGAAGTCTATTCCGGTTTTGCTTTCGGCATGGGACTTGAGCGCACCCTGCAGTTCCGCAATGGTCTCAGCGACATGCGAGACATGGTGGAGGGCGATCTGCGCTTCACACTTCCCTTCGGTATCCAGGCATAA